In the genome of Candidatus Ornithobacterium hominis, the window ACCTTCATTCTTCATTTGCCAGTTAGCTAAAGCACTTAGTAATAATTTTTCCAAAGGCAAAGAAGCATGTTGTTTAGAAAATCTGAGCAAATACAACGCTTTATTCACACGCTCTCCTCTAATAATATCAGCAACTAGTCTCATCTTTCTAGGTGAGCTCGGGTAATTATTTAATTTAGCAAAAGCTATATTTTTTTTACTTTCTTTAAGCGTCTGTGCGCTTTCGTGTTTTCTGTTCCCCATTACTAAAATTATTTTTTACCTTTGTTTTTAGCATTTCCGCCATGACCTCTAAATGTACGAGTTGGTGAAAACTCGCCAAGTTTATGACCTACCATATTTTCAGTAATATATACTGGAATAAACTGTCTTCCATTATGAACAGCTATCGTTTGCCCTACAAAATCGGGAGAAATCATAGATGCTCTAGACCAAGTTTTAATTACCGATTTCTTTCCACTTGCAATGTTGTTTTGCACTTTTTTATCTAGCTTATAAAATATATAAGGACCTTTTTTTAACGAACGTGCCATATCTTATTTCTTTCTTCTTTGAATTATATATTTATTTGAAGCCTTTTTCTTCTTACGGGTTTTGTAACCTTTAGCTGGAATACCATTTTTATTTCTAGGAATCCCCCCTGTAGCTCTACCTTCACCTCCACCCATGGGATGATCAACTGGATTCATAACCATAGATCTTGTTCTTGGCCTGCGACCTTTCCATCTAGAACGCCCAGCCTTTCCTGAAACTTCTAATTGATGATCTGAATTTGAAACAGCCCCAATCGTAGCCATACACTCTACAAGAATCAAGCGAATCTCTCCTGATGGCATTTTTAACGTGGCAAATCTCCCTTCCTTAGCAATGAGCTGGGCATATGAACCAGCACTTCTAGCTAAAATAGCACCCTGCCCCGGTCTCAATTCTATGCAAGATATAATAGTACCTAATGGCATGTTTTTAATCTTACTAGCATTACCAACATCCACAGACACGTCGTCACCACTAGATATTTTCTGTCCAACACTCAATCCATTTTGAGCTATAACATACCTCCTTTCTCCATCCTCGTATTCAACCAAAGCCAAGAAAGCAGTTCGATTAGGATCATATTCTATTGAAATAACTTCCGCTACCCCCTCTTTGTTTCTTTTAAAATCGACAACTCTATATTTTTGCTTATGACCACCTCCTATAAATCGCATGGTCATACGCCCTGAGTTATTTCTACCTCCAGACTTACTCTTCCCTTTCGTTAACGACTTCTCTGGTGCTTTTTTTGAGAGACCATCAAAATTATTAACAATTCTAAATCGCTGCGCTGGCGTAATAGCTTTTAATTTTCTAACAGACATACCTTAATTATTAAATGTTACTATATAAATCTATCACATCTCCATCAGCAACTTGAACAACAGCCTTTTTCAACTTATTTGTTTTACCAACCTGCAAACCAGTTTTCGTATACTTAGACTTATATTTAGGAGCATAAATCATAGTCTTAACATCCAAGACATTAACACCATACAATTCTTCAACAGCTCGTTTAATCTCCAATTTATTAGCCGTAGGCTTCACATAAAAAGCATACCTATTATTAAATTCTGAATCATTGGTAGCCTTTTCAGTAATCACGGGTTTTAAAATAACACTCATACCTGCCTACTTTTTTAAATTATTCTCTATTTTCTCCACGGAATGTTCAAATAAATAAACTTCAGAAGCATTGATTATGTCATAACTATTTAATTCTGAATAATTTACAACCTTAACATTCTGTAAATTTCGGGAGGACAAATATACAAAATTATTTGATTCTCCCAACACAAAAAGACATTTTTTATTTTCAGCTCCAAAATTTGATAGAAATTCAACAAATTTCTTAGTTTTAATTTCATCAAATTTCAGTTCTTCAACAACTTTTAAAGCATTTGATTTCATCTTGGCGCTTAAAGCTGATTTTTTAGCAACTCTCTTCTGCGCTTTATTTAATTTAAAGCTATAATTTCTAGGTCTTGGCCCAAAAACTCGACCACCTCCTTTAAATAAAGGATTCTTAATATCTCCAGCTCTTGCTGTTCCTGTTCCTTTTTGTCTTTTTATTTTTCGCGTACTACCTGCTATTTCTGCACGTTCTTTCGCTTTATGTGTTCCTTGTCTTTTATTAGCTAGATGCTGTTTAATTTCAAGATAAACAGTATGCATGCTTGGATCTATTCCAAAGACACTATCGTCTAGAGTAATTTTCCTACTCGTCTCTTTACCTTTAATGTCAAAAATTGCTATTTCCATCTTCTTAAAACTACATATGAATTTTTAGGTCCTGGGACAGCACCCTTTACTATAATTAAATTCTTCTCTTTATCTATTTTCATCACCAAAAGGTTTTGAATAGTAGATTTTTTACCTCCTGTTCTACCAGCCATTCTCATTCCTTTGAATACTCTTGAAGGATCTGAACCTGCACCAATTGAACCTGGAGCTCTCAAACGATTATGCTGACCATGTGTAGATTGTCCAACTCCTCCAAAGCCATGTCTTTTCACAACACCTTGAAAGCCTTTTCCTTTAGAGATACCTGTCACATCTACATACTCACCTTCACTAAACAAATCTACTTTAATCTCTTGTCCCAATTCAAGATCACTAACAAAGTCACCATAAAATTCTACCAGTTTATGTTTTGGGGTAGTACCTGCCTTTTTGAAATGCCCTATAGCAGCATTTCCTGCATTTTTCTCTTTCTTGTCATCGAAACCTAATTGAACAGCTTGGTAGCCATCATTTTCAATGGTTCTGACTTGCGTAACTACACATGGCCCAGCTTGTATAATTGTGCAAGGGATATTTTTCCCTTCCTCATTATATAAACTTGTCATGGCAATTTTTTTTCCAATAATTCCTGACATTATATTTTTTTATTAGATAAAATTGTAGAGTAAAACATTCTTTTACTCTACAATGTATTATTTTAATATTTATTATACTTTAATTTCTACTTCTACTCCACTTGGTAATTCTAACTTCATAAGCGCATCTACAGTCTTAGAAGAAGAGCTATAAATGTCTAAAAGTCTTTTATGTGCATTTAATTCAAATTGCTCTCTTGCTTTTTTATTTACATGTGGAGATCTAAGAACTGTAAATATCTTTTTATTCGTAGGTAAAGGAATTGGTCCATTTACCACTGCTCCTGTTGTCTTTACAGTTTTTACAATCTTTTCAGCTGATTTATCAACTAAATTATGATCGTATGACTTTAATTTAATTCTTATCTTTTGACTCATTTTTTTTAATCTTCGTTTGAACCGTTGGCTTTCGCAATCACATCATCAGCTACGTTTTGAGGCGCTGCTTCATATTTTTCAAACTCCATTGTAGAAGTCGCTCTACCTGAAGATAATGTTCTTAATGAAGTAACATAACCAAACATTTCTGATAAAGGAACAGTTGCTTTAATTACTTTTGCATTATTTCTATCACTCATTCCAGATGGAACGCCTCTTCTTCTATTCAAATCACCAACAATATCCCCCATATTCTCCTCAGGAGTTAAAATTTCTAATTTCATAATAGGTTCCATAATTGCAGGTTTCGCTTTCTTAGCTGCCGCTTTAAACCCTAACTTTGCGGCTAGTTCAAATGAAAGCTGATCAGAATCTACTGGATGGAACGACCCATCTTTTAATGTAACTTTCATAGAATCTACTTCGTAACCAGCTAAAGGTCCATTCTTCATGGCTTCTTTAAAACCTTTTTCAACTGAAGGAATATATTCCTTTGGAATATTACCTCCTTTAATTTCATTGATAAACTGAAGCCCTTCTTTTCCTTCATCAGCAGGACCTATTTCAAAAACAATATCAGCAAATTTACCACGTCCACCTGTTTGTTTTTTATAAATCTCTCTGTGGTCCACTGTACCTAAAATCGCTTCTTTATACTCAACTTGTGGTTGACCTTGATTTACTTCAACTTTAAACTCTCTCTTCAATCGATCAACAATGATATCTAAGTGAAGTTCACCCATACCAGAAATCACTGTCTGACTTGATTTCTCATCTGTTCTCACTTGGAAAGTTGGATCTTCTTCAGCTAATTTAGCTAATGCCATACCTAGCTTGTCAATATCAGCTTTTGATTTAGGTTCCACAGCGATACCAATTACAGGATCTGGGAACTCCATACTTTCTAAAATGATTGGAGCATCTTCAGAAGACAATGTATCTCCAGTCTTAATATCTTTAAATCCAACAGCTGCACCAATATCACCTGCTTCAATGTAATCTAAAGGTTCTTGCTTATTAGAGTGCATTTGATAAATTCTAGAAATTCTTTCTTTATTACCAGACCTGTTATTTAGCACATAAGATCCTGCATCTAAATGCCCTGAATAAGCTCTAAAGAACGCTAATCTTCCCACAAATGGATCTGTAGCAATTTTAAAAGCTAAAGCTGAAAAAGGTTCCTCTGCAGAAGGCTTTCTTTTTACTATATCCCCTGTATCAGGATTAGTTCCCTCAACGGCTTCAATATCAAGTGGCGATGGTAAATATCTACAAACACAATCCAACATAAATTGAACTCCTTTATTTTTGAAAGAAGAACCGCAAACCATTGGAATGATAGCCATATCTAACGTAGCTTCACGTAAAGCTTTATGAATTTCATCTTCTGTGATAGAGGATTCATCTTCAAAGAATTTCTCTAAAAGACTTTCATCATACTCTGCTACTGCTTCAATCAGCCTACCTCTTAACTCACGGGCCTTTTCTTTTAAATCATCAGGAATATCAATTTCATCAAAAGTAGCCCCTTGAGTTTCATCATGCCAAACAATAGCTCGATTTTTAACTAAATCAACCACGCCTTTAAAATCCTCTTCATCTCCAATATTCAAAACAATTGGAACCGCATTTGAACCTAACATTTCACGAACTTGGGTGCAAACATTTAAAAAATCTGCTCCTTGGCGATCCATCTTATTCACAAATCCCAATCTCGGAACGCTATAATTGTCTGCTAACCTCCAGTTTGTTTCTGACTGAGGCTCCACGCCATCTACCGCACTAAACAAGAACACCAATCCATCTAATACTCTCAAAGAACGATTCACCTCTACAGTGAAATCAACGTGCCCTGGGGTATCAATTATATTGAAATGATAATCTCTTGCTTCTGCTGTCGGCTTTCCGTTTTCCTTAGGGAAAACCCATGTACAAGTAGTAGCCGCAGAAGTAATAGTAATACCCCTTTCTGCTTCTTGCTCCATCCAATCCATAGTAGAAGCCCCATCATGAACTTCTCCAATTTTATGAGTTCTACCTGTATAAAACAAAATTCTTTCGGTAGTAGTTGTTTTACCCGCATCTATATGCGCAGCTATTCCTATATTTCTTGTGAACTTTAAATCTCTAGCCATAATATTCTTAGAATCTAAAATGTGAAAATGCTTTATTCGCCTCAGCCATTCGGTGAGTTTCAGTCTTTTTCTTAACAGCTGCCCCTTCTTCTTTAGCTGCTGCTAAAATTTCTGCAGCTAACTTCTGAGCCATTGATTTCTCGTTTCTAGAACGAGAATACTTAATCAACCACTTCATTGCCATAGAAATTTTTCTATCAGGGCGAATCTGCATTGGAATTTGAAATGTAGCTCCACCGACTCTACGCGATCTCACCTCCACATGTGGCATAACATTCGTTAGCGCATCTTTCCAAACCTCTAAAGCTGATTTTTCATCATCTTCTTTCCTTTGCTCAACAATATCTATTGCATCATAAAAAACCTTAAATGCAGTACTTTTTTTACCATCCAACATTAAATTATTAACAAAACGTGTAACTAACGTATCATTAAATTTAGGATCAGGCAATAAATGACGCTTTTTTGCTTTTGTCTTTCTCATTTCTTCAACAGAATTTTATTATTTTTTAGGTCGTTTAGCTCCATATTTACTTCTTCTCTGCAAACGTCCATTTACTCCAGCGGTATCTAAAGCTCCACGAACAATATGATAACGCACACCAGGCAAATCTTTTACCCTTCCTCCTCTCACCAATACTATCGAGTGCTCTTGAAGATTATGCCCTTCTCCCCCAATATATGCATTCACCTCTTTCCCATTCGTTAAGCGCACACGTGCAACTTTACGCATAGCAGAATTTGGTTTTTTGGGTGTAGTCGTATACACACGCGTGCACACGCCACGTTTTTGAGGACATCCCTCCAAAGCAGCCGATTTACTCTTCTTAGTGAGTTTATTTCTACCTTTTCTAACTAATTGTTGTATTGTTGGCATATAATAATATATTCAATTTTTTTCCAAAAAACACTTTTTATGTTTTTAAGGAGTGCAAAGGTAAGTGTTTTATTATAATTTACAAATAGTTAGCCAATAAATTCTATATCTTTTTTTTAAAGCCTTTTAATTTCTTCTTCTATACATTATTATTTAAGCCTTAAAAAATTAAAATAAATCTGACATTGTGTCAGTAATTCATTATATTTGCAACTTAAAGTTTTTGAATGTTAACGGAGAATAAAATTATTTTAGAAGAAAAACAAGGGGAGGTTTTGCAACGCAATAATGATGGAGACAAAAAGCTTTTCTTAGAAAGTTACGGTTGCCAAATGAATTTTTCTGACTCAGAAATTGTGGCTTCAATTTTAGAGAAAGAAGGATACTATACCACAACTTCTTTTGAGGAAGCTGATTTAATACTTTTAAATACTTGCTCTATTCGTGAAAAAGCTGAACAAACTGTGCGAAATCGATTGAGCCAATTCAATCAGGTAAAGGCTAAAAATCCTGCTCTGATGATTGGTGTTTTAGGTTGCATGGCCGAACGGCTAAAAGATAAGTTTTTGGAAGAAGAACACCTAATTGATTTAGTCGTAGGGCCTGACGCTTATAGAGATTTACCCCATTTATTGGAAAAAATAGAAGGCGGTAAATCGGCTGTAAACGTTATTCTAAGTAAAGATGAGACTTATGCAGATTTGAATCCAGTGAGATTAGGTGGGAATGGGGTTACTGCCTTTGTCTCTATCACTAGAGGTTGTGATAATATGTGTACGTTTTGTGTAGTTCCTTTCACTCGAGGGAGAGAAAGAAGTAGAGATCCTCATTCCATTATCAATGAATGTAAAGATTTACAACAAAAAGGTTATAAAGAAATCACACTGCTGGGGCAAAATGTAGATAGTTACTTATGGTATGGCGGAGGCTTGAAAAAAGATTTTAAAAGTGCCTCAGCAATGCAACAGGCTTCAGCTATTCATTTTTCACAACTGCTTGAAATGGTTGCACTTGCCGTCCCAGATATTAGAATTCGCTTTTCTACCAGCAATCCGCAAGACATGACGACTGATGTATTACACACCATGGCTAAATATGATAACATCTGCAAGTATATTCATTTGCCTGTGCAGAGCGGTAGCACTAGTGTTTTGGCAAGAATGAATCGTAAGCATACTCGAGAAGAATACATTGAATTAATCGACAATGTACGGAAAATTGTACCTGAATGTGCTATTTCACATGATATGATTACGGGCTTCTGCGACGAAACAGAGGAAGAGCATCAAGAAACTCTCTCTCTGATGGAATACGTAAAATATGACTTTGGGTATATGTTTGCTTATTCTGACCGCCCAGGAACTCCTGCACATAAAAAATTAGAAGACAATGTGCCTGAAGAAATCAAAAAAAGACGTCTGCAAGAAATCATTCAGCTACAGCAAAAACATTCTAAAGAACGAATGCAAGCTCAGCTAAATAAAATACATGAAGTTTTAATTGAAGGTGACTCCAAAAAAAGCAATTCTGATTGGTATGGAAGAAATAGCCAAAATGCTGTAGTTGTTTTCCCTAAAACAGGTGAAGAAAAAATAGGTGACCTTGTTTTGGTTTATGCTTCAGATTGCACATCTGCTACATTACTAGGAAATAAAATTTAAAATTTATGAAAATTTACAGCTTTTCCCTGTCTCTCTTTATTTTATTGAGCTCTTGTACCGAAGGGGAGTTAATCGGCTCAAAGTACAATGAAGTCAAAAAAATAGACTCCGTTAAATTTATTCCTTTCGTTCCTACGGATGGCATTCAATCGCCACAAAATTCCATTTCTTCTGATTCTACTCACAAGAAAAAAACAGATTCCTCCGTTAACACATCAACAGGCGTCAGACTATTAAATAAATTCATTTACACAAAATAATTTAAATGACAGATCAGTTTCAGTCCGTTAAGCAAAAATTCGGAATCATCGGGAACAACACGCAGCTCAACCGAGCGATTGAACGAGCAATCAATGTTGCACCAACAGAAATCTCTGTTTTAATCACTGGTGAAAGCGGTGTTGGGAAAGAATTTTTCCCGAAAATCATTCATTCTTTAAGCCTTCGAAAACACAATAATTATATCGCCGTGAATTGTGGTGCCATACCAGAGGGAACGATTGATTCTGAATTATTCGGGCACGAGAAAGGTGCTTTTACTGGTGCTACACAAACTCGAAAGGGTTATTTTGAAGTAGCTGACCAAGGGACGATTTTTTTAGACGAAGTAGGTGAATTACCATTACACACGCAGGTTCGTTTACTTCGGGTCTTAGAAACTGGAGAATTCATGAAAGTTGGGTCTTCTGAAACACAAAAAACAGATGTAAGAATCGTTGCAGCAACTAACGTAAATGTTTTGGAAGCTGTGAAAAAAGGAAAATTTCGGGAAGATTTATACTACCGTCTCAATACCGTAGAAATTCAAATTCCTGCATTGCGGGAGAGAAAAGATGACATCCCAATATTATTTAGAAAATTTGCTTCTGATTTTGCTTATAAATATCAAAGACCCGTGATTCATCTTAATAATGAAGCCTTAAATATCATCTCAAACTATGCTTGGCCAGGAAACGTAAGGCAGTTAAGAAATTTTGCAGAAGAAGTTTCTGTGGTAGAAACAAAAACAGAATTAGATGCTGACGAAATTTCTAAATTTCTACCAACACACTCTCTGATTCCTATTCACAGTAACGCCACAACGCCAAAACAGGAGTTTGATTTTGCCAACGAACGAGATTTGATGTACCAAGTTCTTTTTGACATGAAAAAAGATTTGAATGATTTAAGAAAATTAACTTTAGAAATCATTCAAAACAATAAGGGAGACATTCTCAAAAACAACCCAGAATTGGTGCAGCGTATTTTTAGTAACGTGACACCTCCACCTAACCCTGATTCTCTCATTCATTACGAACCAAATCCCACAGAATCTTACTCACAATATAATGATATAGAAGATTTCGAATATGAAGACATTCAAGAAAATCGAAATTTATCTTTAGAAGATAACGAGATTAATTTAATCGAAAAAGCCTTGCAAAAACATGATGGCCGAAGAAAAGATACGGCCGAAGAATTAGGGATTTCTGAGAGAACTTTATACCGAAAAATAAAGCAGTATGATTTGTAAATATTTTTTTAAGGCTTTAAAAATTTTTCCATTTTTGTTGTTTTGGAGTTGCTACACCTTCACTGGCTCTTCACTTGATGAGCGATACCAAACTGTAAACATTATGATGTTTCCCAATTATGCTCCTTTGCAAAACCCTAAATTGAGCCAACAATTTACAGAAGATTTAAAACTGAGATTTGACCAGCGTACAAGAATGAGCTTGACTAACACTGATGAAGCAAACATTATCATTTCTGGTGAAATCACCAATTATAACGTCACGCCAGTCAACATCGTCTCAGGCGATCGGGCAGCCAAAAACCGACTAACCATTACCATAAAAGTAGATTACATTAATAATGTAGAAGAAGATAAAGGCTTTACCAAATCTTACTCTCAATACGAAGATTTTGAAGCCAATCAAAGCCTTGACATGGTGGAAGATGAAATGGTACAAGAAATTAATCAAAAATTGATTGATTTGATTTATAACGATATAGTAGCAGATTGGTAATGAAAATTTTAAGGCTTTTAAAAAATCCATTGGATTTAAAAGAAACTGACTTTGCTGTGATAGAAGAGCACATAGCGCTTCACCCCTACTTCCAAGCGCTTTATCTCTTGAAGTGTAGATTATTGAAAGAAAATAAAAATACTCACTTCCAAAAAACACTGCACAAAGCTGCTACCTATACAACTCAACGAGGAATTTTATATAATTACCTTCATCATCAAGTCCCAAAGAAAAAACTCTCTATTGAAAATCCTACGGAAATTCCTGCAGAAGAAATAGCAGAGCAAAAATCCAAAGAAAAGCATGAAAATTTAACAGCTGATAAAAAATTCACCGCCTCTCATTCCTTTAGCGATTGGCTAAAAGTGGCAGAGAATGCTCGTAAGGGAGAATCAGAAATAATAACATTCGGTGAGCCAAAAACATATTTTGCTGAAGATTCTATAGAAAATCAACCATACAATCACAAGTCTAAAATCATTGAAGCTTTTTTACAAAAAAATCCAAAAATCAGTCCTGCTAAAGAATATAAGCCCAACCCTCTGCAAATAGAGAAAGAACCTGATTATAAGGACTTAATGACGGAAACTTTAGCCAAAATCTACGTTGAACAAAGTAAATTTAATAAAGCTATACAAGCATATAAAATTTTAGGTTTGAAATATCCAGAAAAAAGTGGTTACTTTGCAGACCAAATTAAAAAAATTAAAGCCTTTAAAAATAATTAAATGGGAACATTCATATTTTTAATGATTGCAATCATTGCAGTTTGTGTACTTTTAGTCCTTGTTATTTTATCACAAAATCCCAAGGGAGGTGGTTTATCTTCAACTTTTGGTGGCGGTGGTAGCCAAATGTTTGGTGTACAAAGAACTAATGACTTTCTAGATAAAGCCACTTGGACTCTATCTTCCATTATTTGTGCTCTAGTAATCTTAGCAACAGTCATGGTGCCAAGAGAGGAGGCAAACGCCACACCAATACCAGCTACGCCCCCAACCCCAGAGCAGACTGAGACAACACAAGCTCCTACTACAGATGCAACACCACAAGATGCCCCTGCAGCTGATTTTCAACCGAGTTTACCAGAATCTAATTAAATCTATATTTCTTTTTCAAAAGATTTTATAATTTTAGGGTCAGCCAAATGAGCTGACCTTTTTTTATTGAATAACTTATGCGTAAATCTCTCATTCTTTTCATTTTTTTATTTTTTTCAGCAATTCATGCACAAGAATATTGGCAAGCAATCGCAGCTCATTCTAATAAAAATCAACCCCTTTTACAATTAAATTTATCAGCATTTCATCAAGCCCTAGAAAAAGGAGAAGTTTACATCCCAGTAGAAAAC includes:
- the rplV gene encoding 50S ribosomal protein L22; the protein is MGNRKHESAQTLKESKKNIAFAKLNNYPSSPRKMRLVADIIRGERVNKALYLLRFSKQHASLPLEKLLLSALANWQMKNEGADIEEADLFVKEIYVDSARQLKRLRPAPQGRAHRIRKRSNHVTLILGSKTQEN
- the rpsS gene encoding 30S ribosomal protein S19, which gives rise to MARSLKKGPYIFYKLDKKVQNNIASGKKSVIKTWSRASMISPDFVGQTIAVHNGRQFIPVYITENMVGHKLGEFSPTRTFRGHGGNAKNKGKK
- the rplB gene encoding 50S ribosomal protein L2 — its product is MSVRKLKAITPAQRFRIVNNFDGLSKKAPEKSLTKGKSKSGGRNNSGRMTMRFIGGGHKQKYRVVDFKRNKEGVAEVISIEYDPNRTAFLALVEYEDGERRYVIAQNGLSVGQKISSGDDVSVDVGNASKIKNMPLGTIISCIELRPGQGAILARSAGSYAQLIAKEGRFATLKMPSGEIRLILVECMATIGAVSNSDHQLEVSGKAGRSRWKGRRPRTRSMVMNPVDHPMGGGEGRATGGIPRNKNGIPAKGYKTRKKKKASNKYIIQRRKK
- the rplW gene encoding 50S ribosomal protein L23 is translated as MSVILKPVITEKATNDSEFNNRYAFYVKPTANKLEIKRAVEELYGVNVLDVKTMIYAPKYKSKYTKTGLQVGKTNKLKKAVVQVADGDVIDLYSNI
- the rplD gene encoding 50S ribosomal protein L4, which produces MEIAIFDIKGKETSRKITLDDSVFGIDPSMHTVYLEIKQHLANKRQGTHKAKERAEIAGSTRKIKRQKGTGTARAGDIKNPLFKGGGRVFGPRPRNYSFKLNKAQKRVAKKSALSAKMKSNALKVVEELKFDEIKTKKFVEFLSNFGAENKKCLFVLGESNNFVYLSSRNLQNVKVVNYSELNSYDIINASEVYLFEHSVEKIENNLKK
- the rplC gene encoding 50S ribosomal protein L3; amino-acid sequence: MSGIIGKKIAMTSLYNEEGKNIPCTIIQAGPCVVTQVRTIENDGYQAVQLGFDDKKEKNAGNAAIGHFKKAGTTPKHKLVEFYGDFVSDLELGQEIKVDLFSEGEYVDVTGISKGKGFQGVVKRHGFGGVGQSTHGQHNRLRAPGSIGAGSDPSRVFKGMRMAGRTGGKKSTIQNLLVMKIDKEKNLIIVKGAVPGPKNSYVVLRRWK
- the rpsJ gene encoding 30S ribosomal protein S10; the encoded protein is MSQKIRIKLKSYDHNLVDKSAEKIVKTVKTTGAVVNGPIPLPTNKKIFTVLRSPHVNKKAREQFELNAHKRLLDIYSSSSKTVDALMKLELPSGVEVEIKV
- the fusA gene encoding elongation factor G, yielding MARDLKFTRNIGIAAHIDAGKTTTTERILFYTGRTHKIGEVHDGASTMDWMEQEAERGITITSAATTCTWVFPKENGKPTAEARDYHFNIIDTPGHVDFTVEVNRSLRVLDGLVFLFSAVDGVEPQSETNWRLADNYSVPRLGFVNKMDRQGADFLNVCTQVREMLGSNAVPIVLNIGDEEDFKGVVDLVKNRAIVWHDETQGATFDEIDIPDDLKEKARELRGRLIEAVAEYDESLLEKFFEDESSITEDEIHKALREATLDMAIIPMVCGSSFKNKGVQFMLDCVCRYLPSPLDIEAVEGTNPDTGDIVKRKPSAEEPFSALAFKIATDPFVGRLAFFRAYSGHLDAGSYVLNNRSGNKERISRIYQMHSNKQEPLDYIEAGDIGAAVGFKDIKTGDTLSSEDAPIILESMEFPDPVIGIAVEPKSKADIDKLGMALAKLAEEDPTFQVRTDEKSSQTVISGMGELHLDIIVDRLKREFKVEVNQGQPQVEYKEAILGTVDHREIYKKQTGGRGKFADIVFEIGPADEGKEGLQFINEIKGGNIPKEYIPSVEKGFKEAMKNGPLAGYEVDSMKVTLKDGSFHPVDSDQLSFELAAKLGFKAAAKKAKPAIMEPIMKLEILTPEENMGDIVGDLNRRRGVPSGMSDRNNAKVIKATVPLSEMFGYVTSLRTLSSGRATSTMEFEKYEAAPQNVADDVIAKANGSNED
- the rpsG gene encoding 30S ribosomal protein S7; protein product: MRKTKAKKRHLLPDPKFNDTLVTRFVNNLMLDGKKSTAFKVFYDAIDIVEQRKEDDEKSALEVWKDALTNVMPHVEVRSRRVGGATFQIPMQIRPDRKISMAMKWLIKYSRSRNEKSMAQKLAAEILAAAKEEGAAVKKKTETHRMAEANKAFSHFRF
- the rpsL gene encoding 30S ribosomal protein S12, coding for MPTIQQLVRKGRNKLTKKSKSAALEGCPQKRGVCTRVYTTTPKKPNSAMRKVARVRLTNGKEVNAYIGGEGHNLQEHSIVLVRGGRVKDLPGVRYHIVRGALDTAGVNGRLQRRSKYGAKRPKK
- the miaB gene encoding tRNA (N6-isopentenyl adenosine(37)-C2)-methylthiotransferase MiaB, coding for MLTENKIILEEKQGEVLQRNNDGDKKLFLESYGCQMNFSDSEIVASILEKEGYYTTTSFEEADLILLNTCSIREKAEQTVRNRLSQFNQVKAKNPALMIGVLGCMAERLKDKFLEEEHLIDLVVGPDAYRDLPHLLEKIEGGKSAVNVILSKDETYADLNPVRLGGNGVTAFVSITRGCDNMCTFCVVPFTRGRERSRDPHSIINECKDLQQKGYKEITLLGQNVDSYLWYGGGLKKDFKSASAMQQASAIHFSQLLEMVALAVPDIRIRFSTSNPQDMTTDVLHTMAKYDNICKYIHLPVQSGSTSVLARMNRKHTREEYIELIDNVRKIVPECAISHDMITGFCDETEEEHQETLSLMEYVKYDFGYMFAYSDRPGTPAHKKLEDNVPEEIKKRRLQEIIQLQQKHSKERMQAQLNKIHEVLIEGDSKKSNSDWYGRNSQNAVVVFPKTGEEKIGDLVLVYASDCTSATLLGNKI
- a CDS encoding sigma-54-dependent transcriptional regulator translates to MTDQFQSVKQKFGIIGNNTQLNRAIERAINVAPTEISVLITGESGVGKEFFPKIIHSLSLRKHNNYIAVNCGAIPEGTIDSELFGHEKGAFTGATQTRKGYFEVADQGTIFLDEVGELPLHTQVRLLRVLETGEFMKVGSSETQKTDVRIVAATNVNVLEAVKKGKFREDLYYRLNTVEIQIPALRERKDDIPILFRKFASDFAYKYQRPVIHLNNEALNIISNYAWPGNVRQLRNFAEEVSVVETKTELDADEISKFLPTHSLIPIHSNATTPKQEFDFANERDLMYQVLFDMKKDLNDLRKLTLEIIQNNKGDILKNNPELVQRIFSNVTPPPNPDSLIHYEPNPTESYSQYNDIEDFEYEDIQENRNLSLEDNEINLIEKALQKHDGRRKDTAEELGISERTLYRKIKQYDL
- a CDS encoding LptE family protein — encoded protein: MICKYFFKALKIFPFLLFWSCYTFTGSSLDERYQTVNIMMFPNYAPLQNPKLSQQFTEDLKLRFDQRTRMSLTNTDEANIIISGEITNYNVTPVNIVSGDRAAKNRLTITIKVDYINNVEEDKGFTKSYSQYEDFEANQSLDMVEDEMVQEINQKLIDLIYNDIVADW
- the secG gene encoding preprotein translocase subunit SecG — encoded protein: MGTFIFLMIAIIAVCVLLVLVILSQNPKGGGLSSTFGGGGSQMFGVQRTNDFLDKATWTLSSIICALVILATVMVPREEANATPIPATPPTPEQTETTQAPTTDATPQDAPAADFQPSLPESN